From the genome of Malus domestica chromosome 04, GDT2T_hap1, one region includes:
- the LOC103432748 gene encoding large ribosomal subunit protein uL3 codes for MSHRKFEHPRHGSLGFLPRKRAARHRGKVKAFPKDDPSKPCKLTAFLGYKAGMTHIVRDVEKPGSKLHKKETCEAVTIIEAPPMVVVGVVGYVKTPRGLRSLNTVWAQHLSEEVKRRFYKNWCKSKKKAFSKYSKNYESEEGKKSIESQFEKLIKYATVIRVLAHTQIRKMKGLKQKKAHLMEIQVNGGTIAQKVEFAKSFFEKQIPIDAVFQKDEMIDIIGVTKGKGYEGVVTRWGVTRLPRKTHRGLRKVACIGAWHPARVSFTVARAGQNGYHHRTEMNKKIYKLGKAGQESHTAVTEFDRTEKDITPIGGFPHYGVVKDDYILIKGCCVGPKKRVVTLRQSLLKQTSRLALEDIKLKFIDTSSKFGHGRFQTTQEKQKYYGRLKA; via the exons atgtCTCACAGGAAGTTTGAGCACCCCAGACATGGATCCCTTGGATTTCTTCCAAGGAAGCGTGCCGCTCGTCACAGAGGCAAAG TGAAGGCATTCCCCAAGGATGACCCATCCAAACCCTGCAAGCTGACTGCTTTCCTTGGTTACAAGGCCGGGATGACTCACATTGTCAGAGATGTTGAGAAGCCTGGATCAA AGCTTCACAAGAAGGAGACGTGCGAGGCTGTTACTATCATTGAGGCTCCTCCCATGGTGGTTGTTGGAGttgttggttatgtgaagaCACCACGTGGCCTTCGTTCTCTGAACACAGTGTGGGCTCAGCATCTGAGTGAGGAGGTGAAGAGGAGGTTCTACAAGAACTGGTGCAAGTCCAAGAAGAAGGCTTTCTCAAAGTACTCAAAGAACTATGAAAGTGAGGAGGGAAAGAAGAGTATTGAATCCCAGTTTGAGAAACTTATCAAGTATGCTACTGTCATCCGGGTGTTGGCTCACACTCAG ATTAGGAAGATGAAGGgattgaaacaaaagaaagcacaTCTTATGGAGATCCAGGTGAATGGAGGAACCATTGCCCAGAAAGTTGAATTTGCCAAAAGCTTCTTTGAGAAGCAGATCCCTATTGATGCTGTTTTCCAGAAGGATGAAATGATTGACATCATTGGTGTCACAAAGGGTAAAGGTTATGAAGGTGTTGTTACTCGTTGGGGTGTTACCCGGCTTCCTCGCAAGACTCATAGGGGTCTGAGGAAGGTGGCTTGTATCGGGGCCTGGCATCCTGCTAGAGTCTCATTTACAGTTGCCAGGGCTGGTCAGAATGGATACCACCACCGGACTGAGATGAACAAGAAGATTTATAAGCTCGGAAAGGCTGGGCAGGAGTCACACACTGCTGTCACTGAGTTTGACAG GACCGAGAAAGACATCACTCCCATTGGTGGCTTCCCTCACTATGGTGTGGTGAAGGATGACTACATTCTGATCAAGGGATGCTGTGTTGGACCTAAGAAGAGGGTCGTCACTCTTCGCCAGTCCCTTCTCAAGCAGACCTCTCGTCTTGCTCTCGAGGATATCAAGCTCAAGTTCATCGATACCTCCTCAAAGTTTGGCCATGGTCGCTTCCAGACAACACAGGAGAAACAGAAGTACTACGGACGTCTCAAGGCATAA
- the LOC103432794 gene encoding polypyrimidine tract-binding protein homolog 3 isoform X1 — protein sequence MTEPSKVIHVRNVGHEISENDLLQLFQPFGVITKLVMLRAKNQALIQMQDTAAAVSALQFYANVQPAIRGRNVYVQFSSHQELTTMYQNAQGRGDEPNRILLVTVHHMLYPITVEVLHQVFFPHGFVEKIVTFQKSAGFQALIQYQSRQSAVAARTALQGRNIYDGCCQLDIQFSNLDELQVNYNNERSRDFTNPNLPSEQKGRSPQSGYGDAGGMYGLQGTGARAGALFLRMPNAAAIAAAFGGGLPPGISGTNDRCTVLVSNLNPDKIDEDKLFNLFSIYGNIVRIKLLRNKPDHALVQMGDGFQAELAVHFLKGALLFGKRLEVNFSKHPNITQGADTHEYVNSNLNRFNRNAAKNYRYCCSPTKMIHLSSLPQEVTEEEIVSHLEEIGTIVSTKLFEMNGKKQALVMFETEEQATEALVCKHATSIGGSIIRISFSQLQAI from the exons ATGACAGAACCTTCTAAAGTCATTCATGTTCGAAACGTGGGGCATGAAATTTCTGAA AATGATTTGCTTCAGCTATTTCAGCCATTTGGAGTCATAACTAAGCTTGTGATGCTTCGTGCAAAAAATCAG GCTCTTATCCAAATGCAAGATACTGCTGCTGCAGTCAGTGCACTGCAGTTCTATGCAAATGTTCAGCCTGCCATAAG GGGAAGGAATGTATATGTCCAATTCTCCTCACATCAAGAACTGACAACAATGTACCAGAATGCTCAAGGACGAGGAGATGAG CCAAACCGAATTCTGTTAGTTACAGTTCATCACATGCTATATCCTATTACAGTGGAAGTCCTGCATCAAGTGTTTtttcctcatggttttgttgaGAAGATCGTCACTTTTCAGAAGTCAGCTG GTTTTCAGGCCCTAATTCAGTATCAATCCCGCCAGAGTGCTGTTGCAGCTAGAACAGCCCTGCAG GGACGTAATATTTATGATGGTTGTTGTCAACTAGACATTCAGTTCTCAAA CCTTGACGAATTACAAGTGAACTACAATAATGAGCGTTCAAG GGATTTCACAAATCCCAATTTGCCTTCAGAACAAAAAGGAAGATCTCCACAA TCTGGATATGGTGATGCAGGAGGCATGTATGGCCTTCAAGGTACTGGAGCCAGGGCAGGTGCTTTATTTctcagg ATGCCAAATGCGGCTGCAATTGCAGCAGCCTTCGGTGGAGGTTTGCCTCCTGGTATAAGTGGAACCAACGACAGGTGTACAGTCCTTGTCTCCAATCTGAATCCTGAT AAAATAGATGAGGACAAGCTTTTTAACCTGTTTTCCATCTATGGAAACATTGTGAGAATTAAACTTCTTCGGAACAAGCCAGACCATGCCCTTGTCCAGATGGGTGATGGCTTCCAGGCTGAACTGGCAGTACACTTTCTAAAG GGTGCACTACTGTTTGGGAAGCGATTGGAGGTCAACTTCTCAAAGCATCCAAATATAACGCAAGGTGCTGACACACATGAATATGTGAACTCAAATCTCAACCGCTTCAACCGTAATGCAGCAAAGAACTACCGCTATTGCTGCTCCCCAACAAAGATGATCCActtgtcttctcttccccagGAAGTCACTGAAGAGGAGATTGTGAGCCACCTAGAGGAAATTGGGACCATTGTCAGCACGAAGCTCTTTGAGATGAATGGAAAGAAGCAGGCCTTGGTTATGTTTGAAACTGAGGAGCAGGCCACTGAAGCACTTGTGTGCAAGCATGCTACTTCCATCGGTGGGTCAATAATTCGAATCTCCTTCTCGCAGCTACAGGCAATATGA
- the LOC103432794 gene encoding polypyrimidine tract-binding protein homolog 3 isoform X2: protein MTEPSKVIHVRNVGHEISENDLLQLFQPFGVITKLVMLRAKNQALIQMQDTAAAVSALQFYANVQPAIRGRNVYVQFSSHQELTTMYQNAQGRGDEPNRILLVTVHHMLYPITVEVLHQVFFPHGFVEKIVTFQKSAGFQALIQYQSRQSAVAARTALQGRNIYDGCCQLDIQFSNLDELQVNYNNERSRDFTNPNLPSEQKGRSPQSGYGDAGGMYGLQGTGARAVGFPQMPNAAAIAAAFGGGLPPGISGTNDRCTVLVSNLNPDKIDEDKLFNLFSIYGNIVRIKLLRNKPDHALVQMGDGFQAELAVHFLKGALLFGKRLEVNFSKHPNITQGADTHEYVNSNLNRFNRNAAKNYRYCCSPTKMIHLSSLPQEVTEEEIVSHLEEIGTIVSTKLFEMNGKKQALVMFETEEQATEALVCKHATSIGGSIIRISFSQLQAI, encoded by the exons ATGACAGAACCTTCTAAAGTCATTCATGTTCGAAACGTGGGGCATGAAATTTCTGAA AATGATTTGCTTCAGCTATTTCAGCCATTTGGAGTCATAACTAAGCTTGTGATGCTTCGTGCAAAAAATCAG GCTCTTATCCAAATGCAAGATACTGCTGCTGCAGTCAGTGCACTGCAGTTCTATGCAAATGTTCAGCCTGCCATAAG GGGAAGGAATGTATATGTCCAATTCTCCTCACATCAAGAACTGACAACAATGTACCAGAATGCTCAAGGACGAGGAGATGAG CCAAACCGAATTCTGTTAGTTACAGTTCATCACATGCTATATCCTATTACAGTGGAAGTCCTGCATCAAGTGTTTtttcctcatggttttgttgaGAAGATCGTCACTTTTCAGAAGTCAGCTG GTTTTCAGGCCCTAATTCAGTATCAATCCCGCCAGAGTGCTGTTGCAGCTAGAACAGCCCTGCAG GGACGTAATATTTATGATGGTTGTTGTCAACTAGACATTCAGTTCTCAAA CCTTGACGAATTACAAGTGAACTACAATAATGAGCGTTCAAG GGATTTCACAAATCCCAATTTGCCTTCAGAACAAAAAGGAAGATCTCCACAA TCTGGATATGGTGATGCAGGAGGCATGTATGGCCTTCAAGGTACTGGAGCCAGGGCAG TTGGATTTCCGCAG ATGCCAAATGCGGCTGCAATTGCAGCAGCCTTCGGTGGAGGTTTGCCTCCTGGTATAAGTGGAACCAACGACAGGTGTACAGTCCTTGTCTCCAATCTGAATCCTGAT AAAATAGATGAGGACAAGCTTTTTAACCTGTTTTCCATCTATGGAAACATTGTGAGAATTAAACTTCTTCGGAACAAGCCAGACCATGCCCTTGTCCAGATGGGTGATGGCTTCCAGGCTGAACTGGCAGTACACTTTCTAAAG GGTGCACTACTGTTTGGGAAGCGATTGGAGGTCAACTTCTCAAAGCATCCAAATATAACGCAAGGTGCTGACACACATGAATATGTGAACTCAAATCTCAACCGCTTCAACCGTAATGCAGCAAAGAACTACCGCTATTGCTGCTCCCCAACAAAGATGATCCActtgtcttctcttccccagGAAGTCACTGAAGAGGAGATTGTGAGCCACCTAGAGGAAATTGGGACCATTGTCAGCACGAAGCTCTTTGAGATGAATGGAAAGAAGCAGGCCTTGGTTATGTTTGAAACTGAGGAGCAGGCCACTGAAGCACTTGTGTGCAAGCATGCTACTTCCATCGGTGGGTCAATAATTCGAATCTCCTTCTCGCAGCTACAGGCAATATGA
- the LOC103432794 gene encoding polypyrimidine tract-binding protein homolog 3 isoform X3, which yields MTEPSKVIHVRNVGHEISENDLLQLFQPFGVITKLVMLRAKNQALIQMQDTAAAVSALQFYANVQPAIRGRNVYVQFSSHQELTTMYQNAQGRGDEPNRILLVTVHHMLYPITVEVLHQVFFPHGFVEKIVTFQKSAGFQALIQYQSRQSAVAARTALQGRNIYDGCCQLDIQFSNLDELQVNYNNERSRDFTNPNLPSEQKGRSPQSGYGDAGGMYGLQVGFPQMPNAAAIAAAFGGGLPPGISGTNDRCTVLVSNLNPDKIDEDKLFNLFSIYGNIVRIKLLRNKPDHALVQMGDGFQAELAVHFLKGALLFGKRLEVNFSKHPNITQGADTHEYVNSNLNRFNRNAAKNYRYCCSPTKMIHLSSLPQEVTEEEIVSHLEEIGTIVSTKLFEMNGKKQALVMFETEEQATEALVCKHATSIGGSIIRISFSQLQAI from the exons ATGACAGAACCTTCTAAAGTCATTCATGTTCGAAACGTGGGGCATGAAATTTCTGAA AATGATTTGCTTCAGCTATTTCAGCCATTTGGAGTCATAACTAAGCTTGTGATGCTTCGTGCAAAAAATCAG GCTCTTATCCAAATGCAAGATACTGCTGCTGCAGTCAGTGCACTGCAGTTCTATGCAAATGTTCAGCCTGCCATAAG GGGAAGGAATGTATATGTCCAATTCTCCTCACATCAAGAACTGACAACAATGTACCAGAATGCTCAAGGACGAGGAGATGAG CCAAACCGAATTCTGTTAGTTACAGTTCATCACATGCTATATCCTATTACAGTGGAAGTCCTGCATCAAGTGTTTtttcctcatggttttgttgaGAAGATCGTCACTTTTCAGAAGTCAGCTG GTTTTCAGGCCCTAATTCAGTATCAATCCCGCCAGAGTGCTGTTGCAGCTAGAACAGCCCTGCAG GGACGTAATATTTATGATGGTTGTTGTCAACTAGACATTCAGTTCTCAAA CCTTGACGAATTACAAGTGAACTACAATAATGAGCGTTCAAG GGATTTCACAAATCCCAATTTGCCTTCAGAACAAAAAGGAAGATCTCCACAA TCTGGATATGGTGATGCAGGAGGCATGTATGGCCTTCAAG TTGGATTTCCGCAG ATGCCAAATGCGGCTGCAATTGCAGCAGCCTTCGGTGGAGGTTTGCCTCCTGGTATAAGTGGAACCAACGACAGGTGTACAGTCCTTGTCTCCAATCTGAATCCTGAT AAAATAGATGAGGACAAGCTTTTTAACCTGTTTTCCATCTATGGAAACATTGTGAGAATTAAACTTCTTCGGAACAAGCCAGACCATGCCCTTGTCCAGATGGGTGATGGCTTCCAGGCTGAACTGGCAGTACACTTTCTAAAG GGTGCACTACTGTTTGGGAAGCGATTGGAGGTCAACTTCTCAAAGCATCCAAATATAACGCAAGGTGCTGACACACATGAATATGTGAACTCAAATCTCAACCGCTTCAACCGTAATGCAGCAAAGAACTACCGCTATTGCTGCTCCCCAACAAAGATGATCCActtgtcttctcttccccagGAAGTCACTGAAGAGGAGATTGTGAGCCACCTAGAGGAAATTGGGACCATTGTCAGCACGAAGCTCTTTGAGATGAATGGAAAGAAGCAGGCCTTGGTTATGTTTGAAACTGAGGAGCAGGCCACTGAAGCACTTGTGTGCAAGCATGCTACTTCCATCGGTGGGTCAATAATTCGAATCTCCTTCTCGCAGCTACAGGCAATATGA
- the LOC103432794 gene encoding polypyrimidine tract-binding protein homolog 3 isoform X4, which translates to MLRAKNQALIQMQDTAAAVSALQFYANVQPAIRGRNVYVQFSSHQELTTMYQNAQGRGDEPNRILLVTVHHMLYPITVEVLHQVFFPHGFVEKIVTFQKSAGFQALIQYQSRQSAVAARTALQGRNIYDGCCQLDIQFSNLDELQVNYNNERSRDFTNPNLPSEQKGRSPQSGYGDAGGMYGLQGTGARAGALFLRMPNAAAIAAAFGGGLPPGISGTNDRCTVLVSNLNPDKIDEDKLFNLFSIYGNIVRIKLLRNKPDHALVQMGDGFQAELAVHFLKGALLFGKRLEVNFSKHPNITQGADTHEYVNSNLNRFNRNAAKNYRYCCSPTKMIHLSSLPQEVTEEEIVSHLEEIGTIVSTKLFEMNGKKQALVMFETEEQATEALVCKHATSIGGSIIRISFSQLQAI; encoded by the exons ATGCTTCGTGCAAAAAATCAG GCTCTTATCCAAATGCAAGATACTGCTGCTGCAGTCAGTGCACTGCAGTTCTATGCAAATGTTCAGCCTGCCATAAG GGGAAGGAATGTATATGTCCAATTCTCCTCACATCAAGAACTGACAACAATGTACCAGAATGCTCAAGGACGAGGAGATGAG CCAAACCGAATTCTGTTAGTTACAGTTCATCACATGCTATATCCTATTACAGTGGAAGTCCTGCATCAAGTGTTTtttcctcatggttttgttgaGAAGATCGTCACTTTTCAGAAGTCAGCTG GTTTTCAGGCCCTAATTCAGTATCAATCCCGCCAGAGTGCTGTTGCAGCTAGAACAGCCCTGCAG GGACGTAATATTTATGATGGTTGTTGTCAACTAGACATTCAGTTCTCAAA CCTTGACGAATTACAAGTGAACTACAATAATGAGCGTTCAAG GGATTTCACAAATCCCAATTTGCCTTCAGAACAAAAAGGAAGATCTCCACAA TCTGGATATGGTGATGCAGGAGGCATGTATGGCCTTCAAGGTACTGGAGCCAGGGCAGGTGCTTTATTTctcagg ATGCCAAATGCGGCTGCAATTGCAGCAGCCTTCGGTGGAGGTTTGCCTCCTGGTATAAGTGGAACCAACGACAGGTGTACAGTCCTTGTCTCCAATCTGAATCCTGAT AAAATAGATGAGGACAAGCTTTTTAACCTGTTTTCCATCTATGGAAACATTGTGAGAATTAAACTTCTTCGGAACAAGCCAGACCATGCCCTTGTCCAGATGGGTGATGGCTTCCAGGCTGAACTGGCAGTACACTTTCTAAAG GGTGCACTACTGTTTGGGAAGCGATTGGAGGTCAACTTCTCAAAGCATCCAAATATAACGCAAGGTGCTGACACACATGAATATGTGAACTCAAATCTCAACCGCTTCAACCGTAATGCAGCAAAGAACTACCGCTATTGCTGCTCCCCAACAAAGATGATCCActtgtcttctcttccccagGAAGTCACTGAAGAGGAGATTGTGAGCCACCTAGAGGAAATTGGGACCATTGTCAGCACGAAGCTCTTTGAGATGAATGGAAAGAAGCAGGCCTTGGTTATGTTTGAAACTGAGGAGCAGGCCACTGAAGCACTTGTGTGCAAGCATGCTACTTCCATCGGTGGGTCAATAATTCGAATCTCCTTCTCGCAGCTACAGGCAATATGA